One stretch of Gopherus flavomarginatus isolate rGopFla2 chromosome 2, rGopFla2.mat.asm, whole genome shotgun sequence DNA includes these proteins:
- the LOC127043646 gene encoding microtubule nucleation factor SSNA1-like, with translation MTQQGAVLQGYNNELVKCIEDLCMQREELNKQIQQAELEKNKLQHEIRILSEQLECVCESLAQKTASRNELDKILAETETAYMKILDSSRMLLNVLKKEVGN, from the coding sequence atgactcagcaggGAGCTGTTCTGCAGGGTTACAATAATGAGCTGGTGAAATGCATTGAAGACTTATGCATGCAAAGAGAAGAACTGAACAAGCAGATCCAGCAAGCggaattggaaaaaaataaactcCAGCATGAAATCCGAATCCTGTCTGAGCAATTGGAGTGTGTCTGTGAAAGCTTGGCCCAGAAGACAGCCTCACGGAACGAGCTTGATAAAATCcttgctgaaactgaaactgcttATATGAAGATTTTGGATAGTTCTAGAATGCTGCTAAATGTCCTGAAGAAGGAAGTGGGGAATTGA